The genomic window AGGCAAACCGGCTTCTTTGGAATTGGATAAGACTAGGCTATCCAGGTCAGTTATCAGCTGCGGCCCGTACACTCTGCCCAGCCGGGTTAGCAATCAGACGTACCTCCCGAGAAGGGAAATGCCGCTGGCGTAACCAAGTCATGGAACCAGCGTTAAATCTTGCGCTGCAGGGGACCAAAAGTTGAAATCTGACATTTCGGACAAAATGCGGAGCTGGTATTCCGCTGATACCGCTAAGTTCAAACGGGGCGCGGTCGATGTGTACTATGTCTATGGCCCGCGCAGTCCTATGTCAAGTACGTATAACTACCATCCCTGAGCTTTGATCTAATAGATGACCATGTGAAGCACGTACATCCTTCCTCGACTATCTGTGGCGCAGCAAATGCAAAGGTTCCGACATCGGTATCTTGCGTCGACTATGTATTCAACGCTCGTTGTCACATCGTTCCCCGTCAACATAGCCATTACCAAGACAGAAGCCCCTGAATTTGGGGCAAGTATATGACAAAGGACCCACGGAGATCGAGGAGAGAAAGCCATGGACGGGGCTGAGACAGGCAAAATGAATTGAACGATCATTTAGTGAACCACTTTGCATATGGTCTTCCTTTTTCGCATCGCCGAAAGGTAATACATGCAAACTGAGAAGTCCTCTCACGCATTCAAACTATCAACACAGTAGTAAATTGCTAGGTTGCTGTTAAGCTGCGACCAGACACCCTCCAGACATTGTGCGAGGagagtacatacgtacaaCAGTTGGTAGATTCTTAAGCCCTTAGTGCATCTTATTCGCTATTCGTCTGTGGCAGTATCTTCTCTGGTTCCCCAACTTACTAGGCAGGGGTTATCACACTAGTTGAGCTGTCCGTCGGACCAGGtaggttcaaatgttgctcAGTGCTGACGATGTCGACAAGCCTACTTTCCGCACTAGCGATAGGTCGGAGTTGTACAATACGATACATAAATACTTCTCTCATGCAGGACTATGTGCGACATGTAAGCAGTAGCTTCTTGGCAATGTGGTGACGAACTTATCCGCAAAGGAGAATGAACGACGCTCGAGGTTGACTTTTCTGAATTGTCGACTGACGGCGAGTGATAAGCTTGAGTCGTCTAAGTAGCAAGAGGTGCGGAGTAGATATCTCCAAATGTGCTCTGTAGGAGTCGCCTTTCATCCATTAGTGCCCCTGCCATCACTTGTACTACAAACCAATTTGGCTGGAAGGGTAGAAGAGGTGGCGCaaatacctacctaggtattcCAAATTCAACATCCAGTCTCAGAAAGGAAACCGTACTTATTCATCTTCTAAATAGGGGCGGCACACCAAAAAAGGGTATGAAGCCAAATAAACCCTTGTTTCAGGCAGAGAGAGGGCGTAGCATCTGGAGAAGCCAGTCAACACGCATGCTCGGGGCCTCCTAGCTGTGCCTGCACAAGACGTGCATGCGTGTCAGAATTGGAACCCGGTGGCTTACGAACGCCTGCCCCAGCTGGTGACCTACGGGGTGGCGCTTTTCTCGTCCAACGCAACCTCCAGGACAAGGTACCTACTGCCCTGCGAGTGGACAACCAACGTCTGACATCGGAGTAATGAGAGTCTTGGCTATTCTTGGGGTGCAAGACCCCTGACATGCCACGATGGACGCTGGACGAGAACGGAGAAAATTATGGGGCGTGCTTGATCCCAGCTGTGTACTCCGTCATATCGGGGCCAACAACCTTGCAGCCAGCCTTTGTAGATAGTACCATCTTAGATCGCCATAGCCCGGTACGTACGTAGTAGTCGATAGATCAAGAGAATGAAAGCAAGTTTGCCGCCCGCCATGGGGTTGTAATGTCGCGGGCCCCGGCTCAGAAGAAGCCAGGGCAAAACTTGACCTGTCAAGTGTGACTGACCCTGTGAAACCTGAGATTCCGCGCAGTGCCTGTGAAAGCGTGCAGCCGGTGTTCTGCATGGGAAGACGCCCAATAGGCGGGCGTTGATGTCCTGTCGTGTGTCAACTGGCAACTGGTAGCGATTGAGCTCGACTCAGCGGAGGCGTAGAGACATCAGGCCACAAATCTCCTGTCGATGCGATGTGATGATGCGCCCCGCATCGGTGGCTTGGCTGGGAGACCAGGAgatgcaatgcaatgcaatcAATATGTACTGCGTACGGCTGGGAGGAATACATGAGCGTCGCATCTGGTGGCTTGGACGACGACATATCGGATGGTCTGGTAAGTTGCATGCAGCGCAGAGATCGAGCGTGCTCCGGACCAGTTGAATGAAATTGAATAATCCACCAAGCTCAACTTTCTGGGAAGGAGACGGCGCCCAGCCAACATTTTCAATCTACAATGCTCCTTCCAACACCGCGGAGAAATGAGATTGCTCGAGGCAGGAAGGAGACAACAACCTCGATGAAAACGCACCAGACCTCACATCAACCCAAGTCCAATTCTCTCATCACGCTCGCTCCATCTTGGCCGAATAGAGAGAAAGTATTCCGTACGCAGTAGCTGACTCGTCTCCTCTGTCGATCTCAATGCGCAGGGCTAACTGACAAGACATCTTCAGTAGCTCGTGGCGCACATAATCGCCGACCATTCCCGCGTTCCCCTGTTCCGCAACAATACATACTACATTGGAAAACAAAATGGCGTTAGCTGCCTTCATGTCTCGCTTGAATAATATTCATCGACAATTCCCGGGGCGTTATTTCACACTCGGATGAAGGACACAAAGAAGCCATTCGTGGATCAAAACAAAGCACCCTCAGATCAGCAAGCCTTGCTCCCCGTTGCTGCGTATGTCGCATCATACATCTCGTCCTCTTACTGTTGCAAAATTTGCGATATACTACAAATCACAGTGGTTACCGCACCCTCGCAAAAACAGCTTCAGTGGGGCACAAAGCGCGCCATCACGCTGCACACAGACATGCAGCAAAAGCCGCACATGTTCTGTCTGCAGCATACGAAGTATGGCTCACGGCGTAGGAACTCATTCAGTCACACGTAACACAGCACCAAGGCACCTCTGGCCAGCAAGAAGCCATCTCATCTAGGCTTGGCGCCTCTGACCAATTTTAGAGCCATTCCGGCCGTTATCGAAGGTGGCTTTGAACCAGTCTCGTACTATTGAGTGTTCTTCAGCTCTATCCAAGTTTACCAACCCGATGGGGTGGACCGACATGTTCTCAGCGACACCAACTTCGCTGTAAAGTTGCACGTCTTGCCATCCCGTGAAGATCAGACCCTGTGCCTCAGCAAAAGCCTCGCCTTGAACACATTTTGATAACACATGGTTACTATCCGACTGTGACAAAACCAACGAGACTGTCCAATGCAGGCTTGCTGATCGCCACGCACTGGTATATGGGGTGGCTCTGAACAAGGGTTGGCCTTTATTGTTGTATGTAATGTACATTCACATTACTGCACCTCGACGCTAGGCCACAAATATACCCACACAAACCGATACCCAGAGCCCTGGGACCTCGAGTACCTATGTGGGTATTATTGCCTGGGCATGTTACAATCGCTTGCAAAGTATTCCTGTGAATTGGAGAAATCATAAATACAGCCCGACATCGCTGAACATGGCGTAACGCCCCAGGGGAGAGGGGGAGGTGTGACGGACGGACAATAACCCAGTATTGGCACCACTGGGACATGTTACATCTGACCGGTTGATGTTAGTATTTACCGTACAAGGTGAATAAGCAAATCTTTTGGGGTAGGGTCTGAAGAGAGTAAGCCGTGCAATTATTGGTCACCACACCCACCATCTACAGGCTACCGCGTCCGGTGCAAATTCGTCGTCCTTTATCATGACAAGCCCAGCCCTGTCGATAACCGGAAGCCCACCCCCGTGGGGATGATTTGCCCACACCTTTAAAACAAACATGTACTAATTGCCAAGGGCTGTCTGTTATTACGGTGGGTACCGGGTCCAACAATCCTGTTGCTACTACCACTTCTTTGTTGAAGACGTCAACAACATGCAAAGGCTGGCGTCACGAACTTGGTGGTCTTGAAGAGGGCCATCCTCGGGTCCAAAATGTGAGCAGGGCGGtgccaacatggcaagcACTCGTCAACCTCACCCAATCCCTCAGCACTAGGGTTCCGGGGTATGGAGCGGTCATGCACAGCACTGAGGCTCATCATTGCAAGAATGAGCCTCGATGTAGCTGCACCCCTTTGCGCCTTGGATTGGCATCAAGCCGTTAAGGATCTGGCGCCGAACAAAAAGCCAATAACTAATATTCAGACCCTCCAAGACAGAAATCACAGTAGAACCAGCTGGGCGGCGTGAAGGGGCGTGTGCAACTAGATATTACCACGGGAGgcacaccaccaccaaggtgCTCACAATCCCCAGGCTGTCGGGGATAAAATCGACGAGTCACATCTCACGACAGGTATCGAGGCACACGCAACACAAATCCAGTCTTTGTTGATGCCAGCCTGGTGGCTTCAATGCGGGTAGAACCCTGTGCGCCGGCTTTCGGGGTTGCCCGTGCCATTTTGGCACCTCGGGGGGAGTTCATCGCGTgtcatacggagtaatacTGAGTGCTGCCTAGCTGGCGGCGGTCAGTCTTGGATTTCAGCTGATGACAGCATGCTGTAATACTGTTCCACAGGCCGTGGGCCGTGTACCAAACCTGACCCAGCCCGGCGGATGCTTCTGCATTCAACGGTCCGTGTGACTCTGTAGCCGAATCGATATACGGATTTAAGGTTTTTTTGTTGGGCAACCTCTGGCTGCCCGGGGTGACACAAGATTAGTGAAGGCCGGAATACGTGCCTGTCACCACCACGCCTTCTAGAAGCAGCGCCGAGATCAAGTCCAGACTCCATACAATGTGCGGACGGACGGACGGGAGGACGGACGGGTGTACCATGGTACATGGAGATATGGAGACTACCCGCCCGGGACGGCCCATATCTGCCTCGGGCCAcggcctgcctgcctgctcAAGTGGCGTCGATTCGAGAAGAAACCCGTTGGATGTGCATCATCTTGGAGGATGTTTCACTGCCTGATGGAGTCTGCAGACCGAGACCAACCTCAGTCCCACTCGACACATCTTGTTCAAACACACGAGGAATACATAAGCTCGTCGCAGCATACTCTATTCTATGTACGTACTCCCTACATACATTCAAATAGCCGTAGCTTTCAACGTCTAGACCTTGTTGCATGCTCTCGGCATGCGTGCCTGTAGCAAAACATGGCAACTCTGCCGCTCGGTACACAATGCGTACACTTACAGCATGCCTGCCCCGTGCTTCACAAGTAATCGCCACCAGCACTGACgaaaaaatattattatcATCACGGCCTACATCGAATTCATTCCTTTGTGAACGCTGCAGTGGCTGAAAAGACCCATGGCACATGGGTGATGGGTGGAGAGTGTCAtggatggccatggctgaagGCAACCAATGCCACCCTCCATGCATTACTTCATGTACTAATGTAAATGTAATGTACGCTGTGCACTTGACTCTTCCGGCCCGGGTCCTGTCAGTCTGTCAGTCAAGGCTGTCCGTCCCGGGTCTCGTTCCGCTTGTCTCCTGGCCAGAAACAAAAGGAGAACAAGGACGTTGTTTGCATTCTACAGCACTCTTTGTTTGCACGGCGCCAAGAAGAATGGCTGGTCTCTGAAGTCGATTTGGCTTTattcttggtcttggggtAGGACATTTGGAGAATACACATCCCGTACACGCCTGCTCCGTGCGCGCACGTCTTGTTCTTGATGCCCAGAGTCCATCACTTACACCGACACCTTCAAGTGGCATGTTTTCATCGCCCATCAGTCCTACCAGGCTGTTGCTTGCAAGACATTTCTAGCCTTATTTGTTTCTTCTCGGAGCGATCTCGTTCTGCTCCGACAAGGGGCCTCTTTTTTCACACCTCGCATATGCAGCGTGGCGAGCACATACACACGCGCAGACGGCTGGCAACAGATAGTGGCCGTTTTGTCGTCGATATCCAGCGTTTTTGGCTGTGCTGAGACACCGAGCGTCAAAGCCGGGGCCCGACGCACGATCCCAAGCATTGCTCCGGCATTTGAGCTAACGATAACACAATTTTGTTCACTCCTTTGGTCCGGGTAGAGACGGTGCTGTGCATCCACTGAATATCAGGTCGGGGAGGCGCGCAGTATCAAAATCTCTCGACGTTCTCGTTGTCCGTTCACTGCCCCCTGTCAAACCATTCACAGGTCTGCACTTGGGTGGTTGCTTATTTGTAttctttcttgttttgtAGTTGTTCATGACCACCGGCGAGGTATATAAACCCCAGGCCCAACCATACGTCCCAAAGATTTCGAATCCAGATTCAACCACACTCATATCGCAGACCTTTGGACACCTTTCCACGACAAAGTCTGCCTTTCTTCGCTGGCACACACGTCCAGCTTACACATCAACACCGAAACTTTAGCCGGGACCCTCCATATCAAACATGGGTTCCCTATCCACCATGGAAAACGGCACTGTCCTTGATATTGGGGGCAGCTCTCTGACAACTGATATTGGTGCGCGTCTGAGAGATGTTCTCAAGTCGAAGGACGAGGGGGGTAAGAAGCCGGTACTCCCAGATGAATACTTGTATAACGATTTGGGATTGGAATTATGGAGGCGCTTCATTTCCCAGCACGAATTTTACCAAACCCGTGATGAGGTTGCCATGTTCCAAGCCAACGGGAAGGACATCGCAAAACAGTTCGCGCGTGACAGCAAGAAATTATTCTTGCTTGACATCGGTGCAGGGTATGTACACCGTCTTCCTCATTATCCTTGCCAATGTCTAGTGTAGGGATGATTGAATGAACCGTCAAGCTGACACTTGTATGAAAATTCCAGAGACACGGGCAAAGTCCACCATCTCCTCGTTGAGCTCGAAAAACATGCTCAAGTGCCAATCACGTATTGTGCGCTAGACATATCCAAAGCCTCCCTGGAAACCAATGTGGAAAAACTGGCCAGACAGCATTCAGGGCCGGGATCCATGGTTAACATCCTAGGTCTTTGGGGGACGTTTCAACACGGGCAAAAGTTCGCCCGAGAGAAAAACTTCGACGGCCGAATGATCTATCTCTCCCTTGGCTCTGTTTTATGCAACGATGAGTGGGACAATGCCGTCGACCATCTGAAAGCTTGGAAGGACGTCATGCGTCCAGACGACTTGATGCTAATCGGAATGGACGGCCATACAgccaaggacgaggaccagaaaaagaagctgTGGGATTCATATCACAAACGGGAAGACCTGTTGAAGCCATTCTTCGACAACGGTTATGATGGTATGAACCGATCCATTGGCGAACAAATCTTCAATGACAAGAACTTTGAGTATCATGCGGAGCTTGAAGATGAACCGACTACCAGGCACCGCAACTGGATAACTGCGAAGAAAGATATCTGGTGCGAGGCGACAAACAGCATGATagaggctggccaagaattTGATTGGTTCGATGCGCATAGATATGGCCCAGAGAAGGTCAAAGGAATGTGTTCCCAGGTGGGACTGGAGGTGATGAAAGTTTGGCAAGCAAAAGACTCCCACTTCTGTATGTATCGAAGACCGTCCGACCCATAGCATGCCCTTGAACTAACATGTTGAATTGCAGACCAGTATTTGATCCAATCGATTAGTATCCCGGTTCTAATGGATAGCGACAGCGGTGTATCCGGTGTGGCATAAACAGCTTCGCTGATTGCGTCGAAGCTGATTGCGTATGCATTCCTGCCTTGGGCAATGGCGACGCCGAGTTTCAGGAAGTAGCCTTAGCGTTAACGGATCCGTCAGAAGACGTGCTTTTTTGGTGGCTCCGAGGAAGGATAACAAATTTTTTGTCATTTGGGTCATGCAGGGGATAGATTGATTTGTTTTGTTTGGACCAAGAGTCTTTAATTATGTCAGGCAGAGGActtcttgctcttgttgctggACAAGGGTCACAAGTCGTTCCCACCAAGGGTGTCGAAGGTGGATGGGTTGATTTGTCTCGAGATGAGGTAGTAATGCAACAGGGATTTCTTTATCAATCCAGACCCAAATGTGCTTAAGTGCTGTATGCAAGGGTGGAACGCTCTTGATCGTCCCCCAAATCCGTTAGCATTGGAAACTTTCACTAATACCAAGTTGGTGTGCGTAAAGATGAACACTTACACTCCTTACGGGGGTCTGCAGAACCTCGTCGAACCAATTCCCTGAAACGGCTTTATGCTCTGGCGTAGTTGCCAGCATGCCCAACAAAAATACTGGGAATAGCGGTGCCTGGGCTGTAAATTGGCTTCCCGATGTAGGCATGATCGCAATGCATTTTGCGAGGTCATCCAAATTCGATACCACGTCTGGGTGGTTGCGAGACaacctattataataagtcAGCTACTAATATCTCTGCTGCCACCCGTTGATGGATCTAAATGACGCTACTTACCGCATCACACGACATTGCAGGTAAATGATGGCAGCAAAACGCCAAGCTTCCGCGGTGACATCTGTCATGAATGCGTTTGTGTCAATCTGGTAGTTCTCTGATAAAGAACGAACCCAATCAATGACGGATGGCCCAGATTGTGCAGCCTCCAAGCTCTTTGATTCAGGGCTCCATTGTCTCATCTGGAGAAGCTCCCTCTGCAAATAATCCGCTGTCATTGGAACAATGGGACTTTCTGGTTCTTGCTGTAACCGTGCAGCACAATATGTTACTTGGTtaagcacatgcagcaacTTCTTTGAAAATCCACAGCCACCATGGATCTGGTACATGTCTTTTTCTGTGCCATAGAGAAGCCAGCCAAATCGGGACGCTTCTTTCTGGGCGTCGAATTTGCGTGGAGGGGGTAATGAGGACATGGGCTGGGCTAAAATAACTGCGCGGCCAACAATAATGGATTGCGAGTTTCGTAAAGATGATGACTGTACATTTGATGATTTCCAAAATCGCGACCCATGATCGGTTGCTTGAAGAAATTGTTCTCCCTGACGGAATCCTTGCAGCCAACGGGGAGAAAATGGCTTTTTCAGGCGACGTTCTGTTAAGACGATCTACCACCAAATTAGAGACTAGCTTCAAGATAATGGCACCACAAACTAAGCACATGATTTACGGATTGGGAAACCGCGGGACAATGACTTGGACGTACATCTTGCATGGAGAGAATGACAGCAATTGTGATTAGCTCATTTGCCTGCGATTCATCTCTGGCAGTCATTGGGTCGTTGAGAAGTTGGGAAAATCTCTCCTCAGCGTCGAAGAAACGTTGGTTGACTCTATTGCGAATAGACTCCAGGGGCAAATAATCGTAGATATAAATGCCGGCTAGACTCTGGATGGCCGATCGGACACCAACGCTTTTGTGCATTTGGGCGAAATCCCTCAGCCACAGGTTTGTATCTTCCAATACACTGCGACCCGGACACCAGTTTCGAATATCTCATGGTTGTTGATCAGTATGTTGAGGTTCGTA from Metarhizium brunneum chromosome 2, complete sequence includes these protein-coding regions:
- the imqF gene encoding N-methyltransferase imqF → MENGTVLDIGGSSLTTDIGARLRDVLKSKDEGGKKPVLPDEYLYNDLGLELWRRFISQHEFYQTRDEVAMFQANGKDIAKQFARDSKKLFLLDIGAGDTGKVHHLLVELEKHAQVPITYCALDISKASLETNVEKLARQHSGPGSMVNILGLWGTFQHGQKFAREKNFDGRMIYLSLGSVLCNDEWDNAVDHLKAWKDVMRPDDLMLIGMDGHTAKDEDQKKKLWDSYHKREDLLKPFFDNGYDGMNRSIGEQIFNDKNFEYHAELEDEPTTRHRNWITAKKDIWCEATNSMIEAGQEFDWFDAHRYGPEKVKGMCSQVGLEVMKVWQAKDSHFYQYLIQSISIPVLMDSDSGVSGVA